The Novipirellula artificiosorum genome contains a region encoding:
- the lpxA gene encoding acyl-ACP--UDP-N-acetylglucosamine O-acyltransferase produces the protein MIAQTAVVDPRAKIGTNVRIGHFCVIGPDVKVGDDCLIEDHVVLTGDSTLGEENHVFPGTVIGADPQDTSYKGTPTRVVIGDGNVFREYCTVNRATEKEEGVTRIGNNNYFMASAHVAHDCLLGDRNILANNVMLGGHAHLGNDITIAGAAGISHFASVGSLSFVSAMSRVLHDVPPYMIVDGQPAKPRAVNSIGLKRHGFSKEDTAALTKAFRLLYRSYVGFESAKEQLLTTGPIRPVLRELFDFLEYSVGGQKGRGRDRRRKAA, from the coding sequence ATGATTGCGCAAACTGCGGTGGTCGATCCTCGGGCAAAGATTGGAACAAACGTTCGCATCGGGCATTTCTGTGTGATTGGTCCAGATGTCAAAGTCGGCGACGATTGTTTGATCGAAGATCATGTGGTGTTGACGGGGGATTCTACCCTGGGAGAAGAAAATCATGTCTTCCCGGGAACCGTGATTGGGGCCGACCCACAAGACACGAGCTACAAGGGCACGCCGACTCGAGTCGTGATTGGCGATGGGAATGTGTTCCGCGAGTATTGCACGGTGAATCGCGCCACGGAAAAAGAAGAAGGTGTCACACGCATCGGTAACAACAACTACTTCATGGCATCGGCACATGTTGCACATGACTGTCTGCTGGGTGACCGCAATATCTTGGCCAACAACGTGATGCTGGGTGGCCACGCTCATCTCGGCAACGACATCACGATCGCTGGCGCCGCGGGCATCTCACATTTTGCTTCGGTGGGCTCACTCAGTTTTGTCAGTGCGATGAGCCGCGTGTTGCACGATGTGCCTCCCTACATGATTGTCGATGGCCAACCCGCGAAACCTCGCGCGGTCAACTCGATCGGCCTAAAACGTCACGGTTTTTCCAAAGAAGACACCGCAGCGTTGACCAAGGCGTTTCGATTGTTGTATCGATCGTACGTCGGCTTCGAATCTGCCAAAGAACAACTGTTAACGACAGGCCCCATTCGTCCTGTCCTACGCGAACTATTTGATTTTTTAGAATACTCTGTTGGCGGCCAAAAGGGCCGTGGACGCGATCGAAGGAGAAAAGCAGCGTGA
- a CDS encoding alpha/beta hydrolase fold domain-containing protein, whose amino-acid sequence MNRFSRTPSHFAWFVAVTTITVLPSFAQTQPRPPQPLQADSGMLAGAVAHRDLAYVENGDDRQRLDLYLPKASEALPVIVWIHGGGWQGGSKAGCPPLRAGYVTQGYAVASIGYRLSDQANFPAQIEDCKAAIRWLRAHADEYNLDRNRFGVWGSSAGGHLAALVGSSGDIEEFDVGENRDQSSGVQAVCDYYGPTDFNVFVTTPRYERHAQADSPEAKLIGGAVLENPEQVRRVNPITYVSQDDPPFLIVHGDQDGTVPLNQSELLFNALKKAGVSVHFHTIHGAGHGGAAFNEQGVADRVRNFFEQTLKQTKLESQKTTAQTSESTANAVVTPQRTAAAEQRGPRMSWQKVVTNQDRDRDGRISEEEFRGGPALWQRLDRNKDGFITNEEHDAAFSSRGER is encoded by the coding sequence ATGAATCGGTTTTCTCGCACACCGTCCCACTTCGCGTGGTTCGTCGCTGTCACCACAATCACGGTCTTGCCGTCCTTCGCGCAGACCCAACCCCGCCCACCCCAGCCTCTGCAAGCCGATTCAGGCATGCTCGCTGGGGCGGTGGCCCATCGTGATTTGGCTTATGTCGAGAATGGTGATGATCGCCAGCGGCTTGACCTTTACTTGCCTAAGGCTTCGGAAGCCCTACCCGTCATCGTTTGGATTCATGGCGGTGGCTGGCAAGGGGGGAGCAAAGCGGGTTGCCCGCCGCTTCGCGCAGGGTACGTGACACAAGGCTATGCGGTTGCAAGTATCGGCTATCGGCTCAGCGATCAAGCCAACTTTCCCGCGCAGATCGAGGACTGCAAGGCTGCCATTCGTTGGCTCCGAGCCCATGCCGATGAGTACAACCTCGATCGAAATCGATTTGGTGTTTGGGGCAGTTCCGCTGGTGGGCACCTAGCCGCACTCGTCGGCTCGAGCGGTGACATCGAAGAATTTGACGTGGGAGAAAATCGAGATCAGTCGAGTGGTGTTCAGGCTGTTTGCGATTACTACGGGCCCACCGACTTCAACGTCTTCGTCACCACACCGCGCTACGAACGTCATGCTCAAGCTGATTCACCGGAAGCCAAGCTGATCGGTGGTGCCGTGTTGGAGAATCCCGAGCAGGTCCGACGAGTGAATCCCATCACTTACGTAAGTCAAGACGATCCGCCCTTCTTGATCGTACATGGCGATCAAGACGGAACCGTACCGCTCAACCAAAGTGAGCTTCTCTTCAACGCGCTCAAGAAAGCAGGGGTTTCCGTCCATTTTCACACCATTCACGGTGCTGGGCACGGCGGGGCGGCTTTCAATGAACAGGGGGTCGCTGATCGGGTCCGCAACTTTTTTGAGCAGACACTGAAGCAAACGAAATTGGAATCGCAGAAAACAACGGCGCAGACTTCGGAGAGCACGGCAAACGCGGTCGTTACCCCCCAGCGGACGGCTGCGGCTGAGCAGCGTGGTCCGAGAATGTCCTGGCAGAAGGTCGTCACGAATCAGGATCGTGATCGGGACGGACGAATCAGCGAGGAGGAGTTTCGTGGAGGACCAGCCCTCTGGCAGCGACTTGATCGCAACAAGGATGGCTTCATCACAAACGAGGAACACGATGCAGCTTTTTCATCGCGTGGTGAAAGGTAA
- a CDS encoding Gfo/Idh/MocA family oxidoreductase, which produces MTNLQIAVIGAGHLGRIHTKLLQQVDGVDVVAVSDPNEQARETIEKQFGVPTYADYRDCIPKIDAAVVAAPTDLHAEIATDLLKAGKHVLAEKPLAANGPDAQRLASLARAKRLTLQVGHVERFNPAFTALEDLAVDVKYVEAVRASRFPGRCLDVGVVMDLMIHDLDLVLSFTDAAVRSVHASGVSVISGHEDMAETRIEFECGLVANLKASRLSPTPARAMQVFGPNGFADIDFGTPSLSSVYPSDEVVDRNFDLDSDVVNPLGCADQIFSGPLVCNTQELTPRNAILDELHDFVISVQTGVSPTVSGDAAARAVSVADQVLESISERNWYEGSTVNEVGPHALVRKRIESASRRVHQQRRAA; this is translated from the coding sequence GTGACCAATCTACAAATCGCCGTTATCGGCGCCGGCCATCTTGGACGAATCCATACGAAACTGTTGCAGCAAGTCGACGGCGTCGACGTGGTCGCGGTCAGCGATCCCAATGAACAGGCTCGCGAAACGATCGAGAAACAATTCGGTGTTCCAACCTACGCTGACTATCGCGACTGCATCCCCAAAATCGATGCCGCAGTCGTCGCCGCCCCGACGGATCTGCACGCTGAAATTGCAACCGACCTGCTCAAAGCGGGCAAGCATGTGCTCGCCGAGAAACCACTCGCGGCCAATGGTCCGGATGCTCAACGTCTCGCATCACTTGCGCGAGCAAAACGCTTGACGCTTCAAGTCGGCCACGTGGAACGGTTCAATCCTGCTTTCACGGCGCTCGAAGATTTAGCCGTCGACGTCAAGTATGTCGAAGCGGTCCGCGCCTCGCGATTCCCAGGCCGATGTCTCGACGTCGGTGTGGTCATGGATCTGATGATTCATGATTTGGACTTGGTGTTGTCGTTCACCGATGCCGCTGTTCGCTCGGTTCATGCCAGCGGAGTGTCGGTGATCAGTGGGCATGAAGACATGGCGGAAACAAGAATCGAATTCGAGTGTGGACTCGTTGCCAATCTGAAGGCATCGCGGTTGAGCCCCACGCCCGCTCGAGCGATGCAGGTTTTCGGACCTAACGGATTCGCTGATATCGATTTCGGAACCCCTTCCTTGTCCTCGGTCTATCCCAGTGATGAAGTGGTCGACCGAAACTTTGATCTTGATAGCGACGTGGTGAATCCGCTCGGATGTGCCGACCAGATTTTCTCGGGCCCGCTCGTATGCAACACGCAAGAGCTGACGCCAAGAAACGCGATCCTCGACGAATTGCATGATTTTGTGATTAGCGTGCAGACCGGTGTTTCGCCAACCGTCAGCGGCGACGCGGCTGCCCGAGCGGTTTCCGTCGCCGATCAGGTCCTTGAATCGATTTCAGAGCGGAATTGGTACGAAGGGTCCACGGTCAATGAAGTTGGACCGCATGCTTTGGTTCGCAAGCGGATCGAATCGGCCAGCCGCCGAGTTCACCAACAACGCCGTGCGGCTTAG